One region of Danio rerio strain Tuebingen ecotype United States chromosome 5, GRCz12tu, whole genome shotgun sequence genomic DNA includes:
- the ankrd13a gene encoding ankyrin repeat domain-containing protein 13A, which translates to MLSASAASVEDFSLRFPLHVLVWENDYRKLETEIQTSNIEEVDPRGRTPLHLAVSLGHLESVRVLLRHGADVAKENGKNWTVLQEAVSTGDPEMVQLVLQRRDYLKASTALGGVPELLCKIRESPDFYMEMKWEFTSWIPLVSRVCPSDVCRIWKSGACLRVDTTLLGFENMTWIRGRRSYIFRGEDNCTELMEVNHEDEVVDTERFDLSREMEDVTLDSMQPAEQEVAKRLTTSIVNTYLDTKDIAFERNAIKTFTRSILRAKSGIWGWRSDRTEVVNGYEAKVFSVNNVNVVIRTRTEHLTDEEKARIKSERNVLESLLGTVEQQIGAQGDMTMEFATATNPTAITPEEYFNPNFDLQGRDIGRPIELTIRTQKFKGTLWMSEEHPLSLVEQVTPIIDLMARTSTHFARLKDFINLRFPPGFPVKIEIPLFHVLNARITFGSVNKCSTDEPLDTKTPASTPTPTEETCDNQAAAPAGPAPLFQVSPSVFLAPAHYHHRGGYRHANPRQYNPVNHDEELLQYAIHQSLLDSSVLNSQDTWSDSDGQATQSMTNRLSDGSGSEGVLVDLSDTTPSSSGSASSPDTDLRLAMELSARAQEEEEKRRKEEEEELERILQLSLTEK; encoded by the exons ATGTTATCCGCCTCCGCTGCCAGTGTCGAGGATTTCAGCCTCAGGTTTCCACTGCATGTCCTGGTGTGGGAGAATGATTACAGAAAGCTGGAAACAGAGATACAGACG AGTAACATTGAAGAGGTGGATCCTAGGGGCCGGACCCCTCTGCATCTGGCCGTCTCACTAGGACACTTGGAGTCAGTCAGAGTGCTGCTGAGACACGGTGCAGATGTTGCCAAAGAAAATGGCAAAAACTGGACTG TGTTGCAGGAAGCGGTCAGCACAGGAGATCCAGAGATGGTGCAGTTGGTGCTCCAGAGGCGAGATTATCTTAAAGCCTCCACTGCGCTTGGTGGCGTTCCAGAGTTACTGTGCAAGATCCGCGAG TCTCCAGATTTCTACATGGAGATGAAGTGGGAGTTTACTAGCTGGA TTCCTCTCGTGTCCCGCGTGTGTCCCAGCGACGTGTGCCGAATCTGGAAGAGTGGGGCCTGTCTGAGGGTAGACACCACCCTGCTGGGCTTTGAAAACATGACCTGGATCAGAGGAAGAAGAAGCTATATCTTTAGAGGAGAGG ACAACTGCACTGAGCTAATGGAAGTGAATCACGAGGATGAGGTGGTGGATACAGAGCGCTTTGATCTGTCCCGTGAGATGGAGGACGTCACACTGGACTCTATGCAGCCTGCCGAACAGGAAGTTGCAAAGAGGCTGACGACATCCATTGTCAACACATATCTGGACACAAAGGACATTGCTTTTGAGAG AAATGCTATTAAAACCTTTACTCGTTCTATCCTCAGGGCCAAATCTGGAATCTGGGGTTGGAGGTCAGACAGAACAGAAGTGGTAAATGGATATGAAGCCAAG GTTTTTTCAGTGAACAATGTGAACGTTGTGATTCGCACCAGGACGGAGCACCTCACAGACGAGGAGAAGGCCAGGATAAAAA GTGAAAGGAATGTTCTGGAATCTTTACTGGGCACGGTAGAACAACAGATCGGTGCTCAaggg GACATGACTATGGAGTTTGCCACTGCCACAAACCCCACAGCTATTACTCCAGAGGAGTACTTCAACCCCAACTTCGACCTGCAGGGCAGAGACATCGGCCGGCCCATTGAGCTCACCATCAGAACACAGAA GTTTAAAGGCACTCTGTGGATGAGTGAGGAACATCCTCTCTCTCTGGTAGAGCAGGTCACTCCTATTATTGACCTGATGGCTCGCACCAGCACTCACTTCGCCCGACTCAAGGACTTCATCAACCTCAGGTTTCCCCCTGGCTTCCCGGTGAAGATCG AAATCCCTCTGTTCCATGTTTTGAATGCCCGCATCACTTTTGGAAGTGTCAACAAGTGCAGTACTGATGAGCCGCTGGACACCAAAACACCGGCTTCTACACCCACACCTACTGAAGAGACGTGCGACAACCAGGCAGCAG CTCCTGCAGGACCTGCTCCATTATTCCAGGTTAGTCCATCTGTGTTTTTGGCTCCTGCACACTATCACCATCGAGGAGGCTATCGACACGCAAACCCACGCCAGTACAACCCAGTCAATCACGATGAAGAGCTGCTCCAGTACGCCATTCACCAGAGTCTGCTGGACTCCAGTGTGCTCAACTCTCAG GACACTTGGAGTGATTCTGATGGACAGGCGACACAATCCATGACAAACCGCTTGAGTGATGG GTCTGGTTCTGAGGGCGTTCTGGTAGACCTCAGTGACACCACGCCCTCCAGCTCTGGCTCCGCCTCTAGCCCAGACACTGACCTGCGATTGGCCATGGAGCTCTCGGCCCGCGCGCAAGAGGAGGAGGAAAAGAGGaggaaagaagaagaagaggaattAGAGAGGATTTTACAACTCTCCTTAACAGAAAAGTGA
- the ankrd13a gene encoding ankyrin repeat domain-containing protein 13A isoform X1, which yields MLSASAASVEDFSLRFPLHVLVWENDYRKLETEIQTSNIEEVDPRGRTPLHLAVSLGHLESVRVLLRHGADVAKENGKNWTVLQEAVSTGDPEMVQLVLQRRDYLKASTALGGVPELLCKIRESPDFYMEMKWEFTSWIPLVSRVCPSDVCRIWKSGACLRVDTTLLGFENMTWIRGRRSYIFRGEDNCTELMEVNHEDEVVDTERFDLSREMEDVTLDSMQPAEQEVAKRLTTSIVNTYLDTKDIAFERAKSGIWGWRSDRTEVVNGYEAKVFSVNNVNVVIRTRTEHLTDEEKARIKSERNVLESLLGTVEQQIGAQGDMTMEFATATNPTAITPEEYFNPNFDLQGRDIGRPIELTIRTQKFKGTLWMSEEHPLSLVEQVTPIIDLMARTSTHFARLKDFINLRFPPGFPVKIEIPLFHVLNARITFGSVNKCSTDEPLDTKTPASTPTPTEETCDNQAAAPAGPAPLFQVSPSVFLAPAHYHHRGGYRHANPRQYNPVNHDEELLQYAIHQSLLDSSVLNSQDTWSDSDGQATQSMTNRLSDGSGSEGVLVDLSDTTPSSSGSASSPDTDLRLAMELSARAQEEEEKRRKEEEEELERILQLSLTEK from the exons ATGTTATCCGCCTCCGCTGCCAGTGTCGAGGATTTCAGCCTCAGGTTTCCACTGCATGTCCTGGTGTGGGAGAATGATTACAGAAAGCTGGAAACAGAGATACAGACG AGTAACATTGAAGAGGTGGATCCTAGGGGCCGGACCCCTCTGCATCTGGCCGTCTCACTAGGACACTTGGAGTCAGTCAGAGTGCTGCTGAGACACGGTGCAGATGTTGCCAAAGAAAATGGCAAAAACTGGACTG TGTTGCAGGAAGCGGTCAGCACAGGAGATCCAGAGATGGTGCAGTTGGTGCTCCAGAGGCGAGATTATCTTAAAGCCTCCACTGCGCTTGGTGGCGTTCCAGAGTTACTGTGCAAGATCCGCGAG TCTCCAGATTTCTACATGGAGATGAAGTGGGAGTTTACTAGCTGGA TTCCTCTCGTGTCCCGCGTGTGTCCCAGCGACGTGTGCCGAATCTGGAAGAGTGGGGCCTGTCTGAGGGTAGACACCACCCTGCTGGGCTTTGAAAACATGACCTGGATCAGAGGAAGAAGAAGCTATATCTTTAGAGGAGAGG ACAACTGCACTGAGCTAATGGAAGTGAATCACGAGGATGAGGTGGTGGATACAGAGCGCTTTGATCTGTCCCGTGAGATGGAGGACGTCACACTGGACTCTATGCAGCCTGCCGAACAGGAAGTTGCAAAGAGGCTGACGACATCCATTGTCAACACATATCTGGACACAAAGGACATTGCTTTTGAGAG GGCCAAATCTGGAATCTGGGGTTGGAGGTCAGACAGAACAGAAGTGGTAAATGGATATGAAGCCAAG GTTTTTTCAGTGAACAATGTGAACGTTGTGATTCGCACCAGGACGGAGCACCTCACAGACGAGGAGAAGGCCAGGATAAAAA GTGAAAGGAATGTTCTGGAATCTTTACTGGGCACGGTAGAACAACAGATCGGTGCTCAaggg GACATGACTATGGAGTTTGCCACTGCCACAAACCCCACAGCTATTACTCCAGAGGAGTACTTCAACCCCAACTTCGACCTGCAGGGCAGAGACATCGGCCGGCCCATTGAGCTCACCATCAGAACACAGAA GTTTAAAGGCACTCTGTGGATGAGTGAGGAACATCCTCTCTCTCTGGTAGAGCAGGTCACTCCTATTATTGACCTGATGGCTCGCACCAGCACTCACTTCGCCCGACTCAAGGACTTCATCAACCTCAGGTTTCCCCCTGGCTTCCCGGTGAAGATCG AAATCCCTCTGTTCCATGTTTTGAATGCCCGCATCACTTTTGGAAGTGTCAACAAGTGCAGTACTGATGAGCCGCTGGACACCAAAACACCGGCTTCTACACCCACACCTACTGAAGAGACGTGCGACAACCAGGCAGCAG CTCCTGCAGGACCTGCTCCATTATTCCAGGTTAGTCCATCTGTGTTTTTGGCTCCTGCACACTATCACCATCGAGGAGGCTATCGACACGCAAACCCACGCCAGTACAACCCAGTCAATCACGATGAAGAGCTGCTCCAGTACGCCATTCACCAGAGTCTGCTGGACTCCAGTGTGCTCAACTCTCAG GACACTTGGAGTGATTCTGATGGACAGGCGACACAATCCATGACAAACCGCTTGAGTGATGG GTCTGGTTCTGAGGGCGTTCTGGTAGACCTCAGTGACACCACGCCCTCCAGCTCTGGCTCCGCCTCTAGCCCAGACACTGACCTGCGATTGGCCATGGAGCTCTCGGCCCGCGCGCAAGAGGAGGAGGAAAAGAGGaggaaagaagaagaagaggaattAGAGAGGATTTTACAACTCTCCTTAACAGAAAAGTGA